The Xanthomonas indica genome has a segment encoding these proteins:
- a CDS encoding fasciclin domain-containing protein, which produces MKLHLLALALAGLVSLPAMADTGQAAMHDHAAMSEAKPNPMVGGAPMYATKDIVDNAVNSKEHTTLVAAVKAAGLVDTLKGAGPFTVFAPTNAAFAALPAGTVDTLLKPENKEKLTQVLTYHVVPGKLDAAALLAQIKAGGGSAKLTTVQGETLIAKTRGGKVTLTDSKGNTAHVTTADVMQRNGVIHVVDKVLMP; this is translated from the coding sequence ATGAAACTCCATTTGCTGGCCCTGGCCCTCGCCGGCCTCGTCTCCCTGCCCGCCATGGCCGACACCGGCCAGGCCGCGATGCACGACCACGCAGCGATGAGCGAGGCCAAGCCGAATCCGATGGTTGGCGGCGCGCCGATGTATGCGACCAAGGACATCGTCGACAACGCGGTCAACTCCAAGGAGCACACCACCCTGGTCGCCGCGGTCAAGGCCGCCGGCCTGGTGGACACGCTGAAGGGCGCCGGCCCGTTCACCGTGTTCGCGCCGACCAATGCCGCCTTCGCCGCCCTGCCGGCCGGCACGGTCGACACGCTGCTCAAGCCGGAGAACAAGGAAAAGCTGACCCAGGTGCTGACCTACCACGTGGTCCCGGGCAAGCTCGATGCGGCGGCGCTGCTGGCGCAGATCAAGGCCGGCGGCGGCAGCGCCAAGCTGACCACGGTGCAGGGCGAAACGCTGATCGCTAAGACCCGCGGCGGCAAGGTCACCCTCACCGACAGCAAGGGCAATACCGCGCACGTCACCACCGCCGACGTGATGCAGCGCAATGGCGTGATCCATGTGGTGGACAAGGTTTTGATGCCGTAA
- a CDS encoding UdgX family uracil-DNA binding protein (This protein belongs to the uracil DNA glycosylase superfamily, members of which act in excision repair of DNA. However, it belongs more specifically to UdgX branch, whose founding member was found to bind uracil in DNA (where it does not belong), without cleaving it, appears to promote DNA repair by a pathway involving RecA, rather than base excision.) — MFQAEVLPPWSLEAWRAVARAAWCAQVAPETLAWDGDAQGGLLAGTDVAALPAQVPPPRVSAEFLALAGAVLCHRDPQRHALLYRLLWRIAGGERALLQRVTDADVHRAQQWAQAVRRDSHKMKAFVRFREVPGEQEAYIAWFEPEHHIVDRVAPFFARRFAGMRWAILTPYRSVRWDGETLQFGAGAQRADAPADDAQDTLWRTYYANIFNPARLNPTMMRQEMPQKYWKHLPEAQLLPTLIRDAGQRVREMAERAPEPVRRRIPAPPPAPAVAADDSLEALRAAARDCRRCPLWQPATQTVFGEGPQDAAVMVVGEQPGDEEDLSGRPFVGPAGRLFDRALQELGVERAGMYVTNAVKHFRFEQRGKARLHRNPERAHVEACRMWLAGELARVRPRIVLCLGATAARAVLGNGFALMAQRGQWQALDDGTRALATVHPSWVLRQRGGEAGEAAYQGFVRDLRMLAEQVPMLHGDSADD, encoded by the coding sequence GTGTTTCAGGCTGAGGTGCTGCCGCCGTGGAGCCTGGAGGCGTGGCGGGCCGTGGCGCGGGCGGCATGGTGTGCGCAGGTGGCGCCGGAGACGCTGGCCTGGGATGGCGATGCGCAGGGCGGCCTGCTCGCCGGCACCGACGTCGCGGCGCTGCCTGCGCAGGTGCCGCCGCCGCGGGTGTCGGCCGAGTTCCTGGCGCTGGCCGGCGCGGTGCTGTGCCATCGCGATCCGCAGCGGCATGCGCTGCTGTACCGCCTGCTGTGGCGCATCGCCGGCGGCGAGCGCGCGCTGCTGCAGCGGGTCACCGATGCCGACGTGCACCGCGCGCAGCAATGGGCGCAGGCGGTGCGCCGCGACAGCCACAAGATGAAGGCGTTCGTGCGCTTCCGTGAGGTGCCGGGCGAGCAGGAGGCCTACATCGCCTGGTTCGAGCCGGAGCACCACATCGTCGATCGCGTGGCACCGTTCTTCGCACGCCGTTTTGCCGGCATGCGCTGGGCGATCCTCACCCCGTACCGCAGTGTGCGCTGGGATGGCGAGACGCTGCAGTTCGGCGCCGGCGCGCAGCGCGCCGATGCGCCGGCCGACGATGCGCAGGACACGCTGTGGCGCACCTACTACGCCAACATCTTCAATCCGGCGCGGCTCAACCCGACGATGATGCGCCAGGAGATGCCGCAGAAATACTGGAAGCATCTGCCGGAGGCGCAGCTGCTGCCCACGCTGATCCGCGACGCCGGGCAGCGCGTGCGCGAGATGGCCGAGCGCGCGCCGGAGCCGGTGCGTCGGCGCATTCCCGCGCCGCCCCCGGCGCCGGCGGTGGCCGCCGACGACAGCCTCGAGGCGCTGCGCGCGGCGGCGCGCGACTGCCGCCGCTGTCCGCTGTGGCAGCCGGCCACCCAGACCGTGTTCGGCGAGGGACCGCAGGATGCCGCGGTGATGGTGGTCGGCGAGCAGCCCGGCGACGAGGAGGACCTGAGTGGGCGTCCCTTCGTCGGCCCGGCCGGACGCCTGTTCGACCGCGCGTTGCAGGAACTGGGGGTCGAACGTGCCGGCATGTACGTCACCAACGCGGTCAAGCATTTCCGCTTCGAGCAACGCGGCAAGGCGCGGCTGCACCGCAATCCCGAGCGTGCCCATGTCGAGGCCTGCCGGATGTGGCTGGCCGGTGAACTGGCGCGGGTGCGCCCCCGCATCGTGCTGTGCCTGGGCGCGACCGCGGCGCGCGCGGTGCTGGGGAACGGGTTTGCGCTGATGGCCCAGCGTGGGCAGTGGCAGGCGCTGGACGACGGCACGCGTGCCCTGGCCACCGTGCATCCGTCGTGGGTGCTGCGCCAGCGCGGCGGCGAAGCGGGAGAGGCCGCCTATCAAGGCTTCGTGCGCGACTTGCGCATGTTGGCGGAGCAGGTGCCGATGCTGCACGGAGACAGTGCCGACGACTGA